The following nucleotide sequence is from Leptolyngbya sp. SIO1E4.
AGAGCGCCTCAATAAACTCGAAGCGCGATCGCAACTTGGCTTTGGCCCTGCCCCAGTAACCCGCACAATTCATTGCAAACGTCGGGAAGAGTGCCTTTGGTACTTCTGGAATGGCCCAGAAGGAGCAGAACCGATCGCTCATGAAGCCATCACCGGCTATGCCCGTGAACTCAGGGTTTCGGCCAGCGAGTACAAAAACAAACCCACCTATCACCTGCAACTGGTGCTGGAGTGTCACAATCGCTCGTTTGTTTTGGAGGCGGGTGCAACCTCTGTGTTCTCCAAAGGGCTAATCCTGGCCCTGGCAGCGCTGACCCCTGAACAATTGCAATCCCCCATTACGGTCTGCCCTCAAGCCAGTCAGGACGAAGAAAAGGCATTGTTCTGTCGCCTCTATCAAGGTGCAGAGCTAATCCGAACCGTGTGGCCTAAAGAGGATGAATCCGCCGCGTTTCGGTTTCTTCTAGAGCGCGCCAAGACCAATGTTGCTGATGCCTGCAGGTGAGGAGAAAGCCCATGCCTGTTGTGACTTCAGTTTCTCTACAGGCGTGCATCACATCTGTGGGGCCGGGACGCTGGCGACTTAGCCTTTGGGAACCGGCTCCTCTCACAGAGCACCGAATTAAACCCTTTCTTTTCAAGGTCAATGTCACCTTCTGCGATGCGAATGAACTCAGCGCGATCGCTTCCAGTTATGGCCTTGATGCAACCCAATTACTGCAGCCCTGGAGAGGCGAGTTATGAACTATGACACTGCCCTCGAAGCCTTAGAAAGCCAAGCTGTAGCGCCCGATGAGCTGCAAGACGACATCGATCGCTTGGCTCGTATCCTGGTAGCCCTGATTCGACAGCTGCGCCCAGATCTGGCCCTTCTCTACGTTGACCATGACGAACCGATGATTGCTGACCTGCTGGCAGAGTTTGGTGAAGACGGGCTGATTGAAGAGTTAGTGGGACAAGGCCCGGCAATACTTACGGTGAGCAGGCGTAAAGCCCCCGTGTTTCAACCGGGGGATATAAGCGCGGGCTGAATTGATTCAGTCGTGGTGTGGATCGTTGATGTAGTTCAGGATTCGCTGAGTACTTATCTTGCCAGTGGTGTCGAATCCATACGAATGTGTCCACAAGCTAGGTAGCTTGCAAAGATGCGGAAACTCCTGTCTAAGCAGCCTGGACGAACGCCCTTTGAATGCCTTCACGACTTGCGAGATAGAGTGCTTTGGATCGTACTCAACCAGTAAATGAACATGATCCGAGGCTATCTCCAGAGCCTTAATGAACCAGCCTTTCTCTGCAGCCACATCCTGAAAAATGCTGGCGCAACGGCTTTTCAAGTCCTGGCGCTCGTGAAACACTCGTTTTCGTCTGCACGGAATCCAGATCAGGTGAACCGTCGCCAATCCGACTGCATGGCGATAATGCCTATACTCTGTTTCACTCATT
It contains:
- the tnpA gene encoding IS200/IS605 family transposase, yielding MSETEYRHYRHAVGLATVHLIWIPCRRKRVFHERQDLKSRCASIFQDVAAEKGWFIKALEIASDHVHLLVEYDPKHSISQVVKAFKGRSSRLLRQEFPHLCKLPSLWTHSYGFDTTGKISTQRILNYINDPHHD